The proteins below are encoded in one region of Phaseolus vulgaris cultivar G19833 chromosome 1, P. vulgaris v2.0, whole genome shotgun sequence:
- the LOC137814139 gene encoding uncharacterized protein isoform X1, with translation MPSSEGSSSVVGSSLTRGASQASDGPTYDWVDPAVLRIPSKIKSSDKLDEFLAVHKNFLTPDCPAEALYVDICGITDRVCHGRENAPHDFFFVYSTLFSHLYVSFPFDDFTMNILRILNVAPTQLHPNSWAILQAFRVICQIFGLTPTPESFLYYYNTHPSHPVGWLSLSSRPGNVRFAAFTSSYKNFKDYYFKVFVEPNGRDLFYNADGTTKFPFHWTEKPATLENRFWESLSPIDQEILMIINQLPCRLPTRELIALYGSSKQWADLNDIVVTMDPSLSKFMNSLKRQAKKSKVAAIAGVKSKSPIAVIGEEPTETAIVAPVANKKRGRPTKVPRIEAGSSSGGKPISMLGVGIRVAPTMQFDLRPEDEGILAAVPTLDLITEMVELQCRAAVVSHAIGEELKRAESVVIPKLKRKLDDSATSLKRALESVEECQREREKDIRLAKEEQEALKTALAEMTTERNLLKREKDGLMVEKKSLTAEIEQCQSFMLRVSEESFNQGVRQVAFFHGVPTDDDRYDPGMDVVDGRLVPLGGEEGEEAEGAEDERQNREEIVSEAPQQDEAIEIV, from the exons ATGCCTTCTTCTGAGGGGTCTTCTAGTGTTGTGGGTTCGTCTTTGACTCGCGGTGCGAGTCAGGCATCGGATGGCCCAACGTATGACTGGGTCGATCCTGCCGTCCTTAGGATTCCTAGTAAAATAAAGTCCTCTGATAAATTAGATGAATTTCTTGCTGTCCATAAAAACTTTTTAACACCAGATTGTCCGGCAGAGGCGTTATATGTCGATATATGCGGTATCACCGACCGTGTGTGTCACGGCCGGGAAAATGCTCCGCATGACTTTTTCTTCGTGTATAGCACTTTATTTTCTCATTTGTACGTATCTTTCCCCTTTGATGATTTTACCATGAATATCCTTCGGATACTTAATGTTGCACCAACCCAACTACATCCGAACTCGTGGGCCATTTTACAAGCCTTCCGGGTTATCTGTCAAATTTTTGGCCTTACGCCGACTCCTGAGTCCTTCTTGTACTACTATAATACTCATCCCAGCCATCCTGTGGGTTGGTTATCCCTATCCAGTCGTCCGGGTAATGTGCGTTTCGCTGCGTTTACCTCCTCttacaaaaatttcaaagactattattttaaagtttttgtgGAGCCGAACGGCCGAGATCTTTTCTATAATGCTGATGGGACTACCAAATTTCCCTTTCATTGGACCGAGAAACCTGCCACGCTTGAAAATCGATTTTGGGAATCTTTATCCCCTATTGATCAGGAGATTTTGATGATTATAAACCAATTGCCGTGTAGACTTCCCACTCGGGAACTGATAGCTCTCTATGGATCGTCCAAGCAATGGGCAGATCTGAACG aTATTGTCGTAACAATGGATCCAAGTTTGAGTAAGTTCATGAACAGCTTGAAAAGACAAGCGAAGAAGAGCAAGGTTGCTGCTATTGCTGGTGTGAAATCGAAATCTCCAATTGCTGTCATCGGGGAGGAGCCGACCGAGACTGCTATTGTTGCCCCAGTTGCGAATAAGAAGAGGGGCCGTCCGACCAAGGTGCCGAGAATCGAGGCGGGCTCTTCTTCTGGAGGCAAACCCATCAGCATGTTGGGAGTTGGGATACGAGTTGCCCCCACCATGCAATTTGATCTGCGACCAGAGGACGAGGGGATATTGGCTGCCGTCCCGACTTTGGACCTTATTACAGAAATGGTAGAACTTCAGTGTCGGGCAGCGGTTGTAAGCCATGCTATTGGTGAGGAGTTGAAGAGGGCTGAGTCGGTCGTGATTCCAAAGTTAAAGCGGAAGCTTGACGACTCGGCCACTTCTTTGAAGAGAGCCTTGGAGTCTGTTGAAGAATGCCAAAGGGAGAGGGAGAAAGATATCCGACTTGCGAAGGAAGAGCAAGAAGCATTGAAAACCGCTTTGGCTGAAATGACGACCGAACGAAATCttttaaagagagaaaaagatggTCTGATGGTTGAAAAGAAGTCTTTGACCGCCGAAATCGAACAATGCCAAAGTTTTATGCTGCGTGTAAGTGAAGAGAGTTTTAATCAGGGCGTTCGTCAGGTAGCTTTCTTTCATGGTGTGCCGACTGATGATGACCGCTACGACCCGGGTATGGATGTGGTGGATGGCCGCCTAGTACCTCTTGGGGGCGAAGAGGGTGAGGAGGCAGAAGGGGCGGAGGACGAACGTCAGAATCGTGAAGAAATTGTGTCGGAGGCTCCGCAGCAGGATGAAGCCATCGAGATAGTATAA
- the LOC137814139 gene encoding uncharacterized protein isoform X2 produces MVLDERRGFASPINSASFVELRVFRFSCSEFHVACFVCQVLSLLPVSSSIQDIVVTMDPSLSKFMNSLKRQAKKSKVAAIAGVKSKSPIAVIGEEPTETAIVAPVANKKRGRPTKVPRIEAGSSSGGKPISMLGVGIRVAPTMQFDLRPEDEGILAAVPTLDLITEMVELQCRAAVVSHAIGEELKRAESVVIPKLKRKLDDSATSLKRALESVEECQREREKDIRLAKEEQEALKTALAEMTTERNLLKREKDGLMVEKKSLTAEIEQCQSFMLRVSEESFNQGVRQVAFFHGVPTDDDRYDPGMDVVDGRLVPLGGEEGEEAEGAEDERQNREEIVSEAPQQDEAIEIV; encoded by the exons ATGGTGCTAGACGAACGTAGGGGTTTTGCTTCTCCTATAAATAGTGCTTCATTTGTGGAGTTGAGGGTTTTCCGTTTCTCTTGCTCTGAGTTTCACGTCGCTTGCTTCGTTTGCCAGGTGCTGAGTTTGTTGCCGGTGTCTTCTTCAATTCAAG aTATTGTCGTAACAATGGATCCAAGTTTGAGTAAGTTCATGAACAGCTTGAAAAGACAAGCGAAGAAGAGCAAGGTTGCTGCTATTGCTGGTGTGAAATCGAAATCTCCAATTGCTGTCATCGGGGAGGAGCCGACCGAGACTGCTATTGTTGCCCCAGTTGCGAATAAGAAGAGGGGCCGTCCGACCAAGGTGCCGAGAATCGAGGCGGGCTCTTCTTCTGGAGGCAAACCCATCAGCATGTTGGGAGTTGGGATACGAGTTGCCCCCACCATGCAATTTGATCTGCGACCAGAGGACGAGGGGATATTGGCTGCCGTCCCGACTTTGGACCTTATTACAGAAATGGTAGAACTTCAGTGTCGGGCAGCGGTTGTAAGCCATGCTATTGGTGAGGAGTTGAAGAGGGCTGAGTCGGTCGTGATTCCAAAGTTAAAGCGGAAGCTTGACGACTCGGCCACTTCTTTGAAGAGAGCCTTGGAGTCTGTTGAAGAATGCCAAAGGGAGAGGGAGAAAGATATCCGACTTGCGAAGGAAGAGCAAGAAGCATTGAAAACCGCTTTGGCTGAAATGACGACCGAACGAAATCttttaaagagagaaaaagatggTCTGATGGTTGAAAAGAAGTCTTTGACCGCCGAAATCGAACAATGCCAAAGTTTTATGCTGCGTGTAAGTGAAGAGAGTTTTAATCAGGGCGTTCGTCAGGTAGCTTTCTTTCATGGTGTGCCGACTGATGATGACCGCTACGACCCGGGTATGGATGTGGTGGATGGCCGCCTAGTACCTCTTGGGGGCGAAGAGGGTGAGGAGGCAGAAGGGGCGGAGGACGAACGTCAGAATCGTGAAGAAATTGTGTCGGAGGCTCCGCAGCAGGATGAAGCCATCGAGATAGTATAA